A stretch of the Xyrauchen texanus isolate HMW12.3.18 chromosome 20, RBS_HiC_50CHRs, whole genome shotgun sequence genome encodes the following:
- the LOC127660549 gene encoding calcineurin subunit B type 1-like encodes MGNEASYAMEMCSHFDADEIKRLGKRFKKLDLDNSGSLSVEEFMSLPELQQNPLVQRVIDIFDTDGNGEVDFKEFIEGVSQFSVKGDKEQKLRFAFRIYDMDKDGYISNGELFQVLKMMVGNNLKDTQLQQIVDKTIINADKDGDGKISFEEFCAVVGGLDIHKKMVVDV; translated from the exons TTGATGCTGATGAGATTAAACGGCTGGGAAAGAGGTTTAAGAAACTCGACCTAGATAACTCCGGCTCCCTCAGTGTGGAAGAGTTCATGTCCCTGCCGGAGTTACAGCAGAATCCACTGGTGCAGAGAGTCATTGATATATTTGACACAGACGGCAACGGCGAGGTGGATTTCAAAG AGTTTATAGAGGGTGTCTCACAGTTCAGCGTGAAGGGTGATAAGGAACAGAAGCTCCGCT TCGCATTTAGGATCTATGACATGGACAAGGATGGCTACATTTCCAACGGGGAGCTGTTCCAGGTGTTGAAGATGATGGTGGGCAACAACCTGAAAGACACACAGCTGCAGCAGATTGTGGATAAGACCATCATCAATGCAGACAAGGACGGAGATGGAAAAATATCTTTCGAGGAGTTCTGTGCT GTTGTTGGAGGTCTTGATATACACAAGAAGATGGTTGTGGACGTGTGA